One Glycine soja cultivar W05 chromosome 2, ASM419377v2, whole genome shotgun sequence genomic region harbors:
- the LOC114385989 gene encoding probable transmembrane ascorbate ferrireductase 4 isoform X2 gives MDTSVSPSLLLSLLFFARVLGLAVAVLVLIWALAFKSSFLTTSLSQQDLIYAVLHPLLMVIGFILLSGEAILVHRWLPGSRGLKKLVHLWLQGVALASGIFGIWTKFQGKDGIVANFYSLHSWMGLACVSLFGAQIPSTYFPHKPLSSPLLTLAIAPFPPSSVTLTLRRRHQRHRHMQCVLLNFKIWVRIRKVLNI, from the exons ATGGACACTAGTGTCTCTCCCTCTCTCCTACTTTCTCTCCTCTTCTTTGCAAGAGTCTTAGGGCTTGCAGTGGCAGTGCTTGTCCTCATATGGGCCCTTGCCTTCAAATCCAGCTTCCTCACTACCTCACTCTCCCAACAAGACCTCATCTATGCA GTTCTTCATCCTCTGCTCATGGTCATTGGCTTTATCCTCTTAAGTGGAGAAG CTATTTTGGTGCATAGATGGTTACCTGGATCAAGGGGGTTAAAGAAATTGGTGCATTTGTGGCTTCAAGGGGTGGCTTTAGCTTCTGGGATCTTTGGGATTTGGACAAAATTCCAGGGCAAAGATGGGATTGTGGCAAATTTCTATAGCCTACATTCATGGATGGGTTTGGCTTGTGTATCCCTCTTTGGAGCCCAG ATCCCATCGACATATTTTCCGCACAAACCTTTGTCGTCGCCGTTGTTGACTCTAGCTATTGCTCCTTTTCCACCATCCTCCGTCACACTAACTTTGCGTCGTCGCCATCAACGTCACCGACACATGCAATGTGTTCTTTTAAACTTCAAAATTTGGGTACGAATTAGAAAGGTTCTCAATATCTGA
- the LOC114385989 gene encoding probable transmembrane ascorbate ferrireductase 4 isoform X1: MDTSVSPSLLLSLLFFARVLGLAVAVLVLIWALAFKSSFLTTSLSQQDLIYAVLHPLLMVIGFILLSGEAILVHRWLPGSRGLKKLVHLWLQGVALASGIFGIWTKFQGKDGIVANFYSLHSWMGLACVSLFGAQWLIGFLNFWHRGEVRSVRIRILPWHVFLGLYTYALAIATAETGLLEKLTFLQTKRNVPKHSTESMVVNSLGLGLALVGGFVILAAVSPKYQTHQSKLWYSETKCLSS, from the exons ATGGACACTAGTGTCTCTCCCTCTCTCCTACTTTCTCTCCTCTTCTTTGCAAGAGTCTTAGGGCTTGCAGTGGCAGTGCTTGTCCTCATATGGGCCCTTGCCTTCAAATCCAGCTTCCTCACTACCTCACTCTCCCAACAAGACCTCATCTATGCA GTTCTTCATCCTCTGCTCATGGTCATTGGCTTTATCCTCTTAAGTGGAGAAG CTATTTTGGTGCATAGATGGTTACCTGGATCAAGGGGGTTAAAGAAATTGGTGCATTTGTGGCTTCAAGGGGTGGCTTTAGCTTCTGGGATCTTTGGGATTTGGACAAAATTCCAGGGCAAAGATGGGATTGTGGCAAATTTCTATAGCCTACATTCATGGATGGGTTTGGCTTGTGTATCCCTCTTTGGAGCCCAG TGGTTGATTGGCTTCTTGAACTTTTGGCACCGAGGAGAGGTGCGAAGTGTGAGGATAAGGATCTTACCATGGCATGTATTCCTTGGCCTGTACACTTATGCATTGGCAATAGCAACAGCTGAAACTGGATTATTAGAGAAATTAACATTCTTACAAACTAAAAGAAATGTACCTAAGCACAGCACCGAGTCCATGGTGGTCAATAGTTTAGGGTTGGGTCTTGCCCTCGTTGGTGGCTTTGTTATTTTGGCTGCTGTTTCACCCAAATATCAAACCCATCAAAGCAAACTTTGGTACTCAGAAACAAAGTGTTTATCATCTTAA